In Coffea eugenioides isolate CCC68of chromosome 4, Ceug_1.0, whole genome shotgun sequence, the genomic stretch attttattatgtattaaaggaaaaattgctatttatttactttttaaaaaatataataattattttttaatttttgaaagcttgAGTAGACTCGAGTTCAAACGCTATTCGACCTGAATTTGAGGTTGAACTTTAGTTCAACTTTACATTGAGAGTTCGTCAAGctcaaatttggtaaaattgaATCGAGACTCGATTTGATTAGGTTAAAATTCGACTCGAATCGATTCGTTTGCAACTCTACATTAGTGAACTACAAGAAATGTGCAATTCGGATTTCAATAGACCTAAACAACAATTATGTTTTCACCAAAACTTGTAACGTCTGTCCACATTGATCATTTTGATTCTTCAGCTGTCGACACTATTCCTAAAATAGGTAGGATGGGTAGAAGGAAAACCAAGTCGAATACCATTTCACATTGACAAGATTTTGGGCTATGATCCAGCGTTATTAAATTCGGACCGGACTGACTGGTATGATCAGTCCAACTGTAAACCGGCCTTCTTTTCAAATTGATTTGTCATACAAAATCGTTTTGGTAAAAAATCAGTCAAAGTCATCAAAATCAGTTAAACTGGTGACCCAATTTGACTGATTGACCCAtttctcaaacttttctttttttttttccaaacataATTTGAGTTACCTAAACTTTAAcacttttatttattaataagaATAAGAAAACGTGATCCAGTTAGtgaaaataccaaaatcactcGCTTTCATGAATGATCTCTAAATCAAGATATTTTCATCCCTATCATCTTATCAGTCTAGTACTAGTGATTCCAGTTtgcattaatttgttttaatttagtttttcaagTAGTTTTAGAGAATGGACATATTTTAGccatgaatttatatttttatatataattattaggtgTATGTTTGATTGCTAGTGTAATATTTTTGGCACATTTTGTATGATTAACCGAATATAACCAAGAgcttaatttcaatattttttaaacttataaaaataaaaaataattatgacATCATGCTGATGCCAGCAAATTTTTTAGAATAGTCCGACCAATCTAGCCAGTTGATTTCTAACCTAATAGTTTAGCAGAGTCGCTATACAATTCGAGTTTAACAACATTGCTTTTATATAAGCTTGTTTATGGCCTCCAGTTTGTAGGCATCGTCAAAACTGAAATACAGATTGAGAAATGACATTCTTTTTTGTTGGAAGATTAAATTCTAAAATCTATGTTTTTAATTTGAACACTtgtgtttatttcttttagtaGACCAGTTTTGGCATTATTTACATCAGTCAAAAATGCAACATGAAGTAGTTCCAACCCCACTGGCAAAAAAGTTAAGCAGTAACTTTTGAAGCCGAAAACGAAGTGCACCAACGATCAATTTCTTTGACTTCGTGCAAACGCACTCCACATGTTACAATTGGCTGAAGTACTAAGATTTGGACCAGCTTAAAAGATAAATTGGCTTACGTCTTATTCACAGTAATATTACTGCAACATTTAGGCAATGAATATCTTGCTCCTGAGTGCTGGCTGACCTAAAGGACTATAATCCATCCCTGATCAAATTCAAATGGTAGCTAAAGCCCGCCTGTAGCTTTTAATTGGTTTTGAATCTACCTGTTTGTTTATACAAACTTGATAGAATTTATCAGTTCAGAGTGATAAAATGAAGTCAAAATCTATCTAATCAAAATGGAAATGTAACAAAATGTATTCAGAGTTTCAGGCAGCCCACAGCTCCAGTGTTTTTATAGCACAAGACAATCTTAATCCATTCGTACTAGCATTAGCTATTTAAGCAGAAGATTGTAGCCATTTTCCACATCCTCAAACACTGCAATCTTTTCTTGGTTGAGTGATAAGCTGAGAAGTACTAACAATGAAGATATCACTGCTCTTCATAATTTCATTCCTTCTATTTTTCATTTCCACAGTCTCCTCCTTCTCTTCAGCTGCTGAACCCGAGCCAGTGCTCGATATAGATGGAAATGTGCTTCGAACTAACCACTACTACTACATATTACCTGCCAAAGTCCGCGGTAGGTTCAGAGGTGGAGGGCTTACGTTATCGAGCATTGGCAATGACACTTGCCCAGTTGGCGTGTTTCAAGAATTGTCTGAGCAAAGAAATGGCATCCCCTTGACATTTTCGCCTGTGAAACCGAGATATGGTGTTGTTCGTACCTCGACAGATTTAAACATCCAATTTGCTTATCCAGAAACCTGTGGCGAATCTCCAGTTTGGAGGGTTGATAATTATCTTGATCCATCGGTTGATAGCTTTGTATCCATCGGTGGAGTTGTTGGAAATCCTGGTCCTGCGACTTTAGGCAGCtggttcaaaattcaaaaatttggcTATGACTACAAGCTTGTTTATTGTCCCACAGTCTGCAGCAATTGTGATGTTATTTGCAAAGATGTTGGCATATTGTACCAGAATGGGGAAAGACGTTTATTTCTGAACGATTATCCACTCAGGGTCGTATTCAAGCAGGCATGAAAATCATGAGATTCGAGATCAGTTGATTTTCTTGGATGTATTCTATGTAATGCTATAAGCTTGtgacaaaaaatataaaataatactGGTAATAAGGAAATCTCCCTGGAAAATGGGGGAAAACCATGTAATAAGGAAGCATTCTAAGTGCTTTTTTTTAAAGTACTAGTTTCGTAGCATGCGTGTTAGTGTTACATATTATCTCGTGCATTGTAACTCTTATTAGCTATGTTAATTTTTAACGATAAATAAAGTGGATGAAATATAATCTACATCTTTCATTTCGCTTCAAATCATAtgttcatttctttctttttttttcttttttggggtgAAATATAATTTTTCCACGAAGTACAAATATTCAAAGAAAGAGTTCTGCTTCCCATAACACATGCAGGACAATATATGCTGTAGCAGATACAAATAGAAGTTCTCGAATTTATGGCAAAAGTACCATGTTATTTCTTTACACTATTTAATTCTGgtagttttgatttttttttcttttttccacttAAAGAGTGAATTTTCATTTAGCTTCTTGAACACTAGTTGGTGTATATAGTAtcaatgtaggaaagattatTCATATTGCATATCTCGTGCATTGTAACTCTTATTAGTTATGTTACTTTTTAACGATAAATAAAGCAATGAAATATATGTACATGTTTAATTTCATATGTTAATAaaatttaagagtagaagagtttctagaatatattttgagatattttttaaaatttttaaaaaatttaaactaatttttagattaccttttagagtattttttaaaaaaattttattgtatttgaaaaactaatttttgaaaaacactcccaTCCAAACAGTGTTAGTTTAGCAATAGAGTTGGATTAACGTTCAATCTATGATGTAAATTGATATGGGGAGCCCCAATCTTTGTATAAACTCAACAACTTATCAATAAAACTATGAAAtgtacaatatatatatattatatataatctTTCCACAAAGTACAAGTATTCAAAGAAAGAGCTCTGCTTCCCATAACATGTGCAGGATAATATACAGAGTAGTCGACACATATAGAAGTTCTCAAATTTTTGGCAAAAGTAGCGTGTTATTTTATTTCAGGAACTAGGCATAGGAAGTTCAAGGGCTGTTGAAGGCAAATGTATAGTATGAAGTTCAAGGGATGGTTGAAGATTTTGTCGCggcttttgttttccttctttcaACTTGAAGTCAAGATCTTTTAATTATAATCTCTCTCACCTTACCATCTAACCCAACCATCTCCCAACTCTTGTTTTCCTTTAAAAGAGTTTTTCCTCACTTATTTCCTTGAAAATCCACTAATGTATGCACtatttggaacctgagttttttgaaagtttgtctaaaactttactgtagtgtactgtagaagtttttgaaaaaattttttaacttaaaaaacttttttttccttttcttttgttttctttttctctttctctttctttttctttctttcctctcttcttcttctttttcttccttccccctccccttTCCCTCCCCCGTCACCCCTGCTCCGACATTGAAGAACCATCTGATTGtcccaaattttcttttcttttcttttttctctttctttttttccttttccttttctttcctctcttcttcttcttcttcctccttcctCCTCCCCCGCCACCTTTGCCTCCAGCTTTGAAGAACCAGCAGCCGTTGCCTCCACCTCTGCCTCaagccaattttttttttctttttctcttcccctcttctccctctccctctcccctctctccctctctgctcccctctccccctctccctCCCGAAGCCAGAGAACCAGCACCCAAgcccttttcaattttttttttttttttgctttttctctccccctctTCTCCATCTCCCTCTCCCCCACTTCTCCCTTTCCTACTCTCGACTCCTTCCCCTGCATGCTTTCATACCCAAAAAAAGAGGAAGTATCGCACCAAAATTCAATTGATTCAGAGGAAAAAAAGCAAAGTTGCAATCATGGCTTCTACTAGCAGTAGGGATGACTGATTAAAGAATTCCACTTTTTTGGAGTCTAAAGCAAAGTTGATTTCATGGCTTCGGTCAATGTGTAATTTTGCTACTGCACTTGGAAATGAAATGGGATaccaacaaaaatgcacaaacaGGAATGAGAGTGGGGCGCAGTGAGCTTTTTTCTATGCCAAAATTAGAAAATCGGGTATGTATTGCGACTGGCTGCGATCTGGTCGCGCGACCAGATCGCAGCTAGGGGAAGGgggaggagagggggagaggggagggaaggagagggggagggagagaaaaaaaaaagaaaaatagcatAACATAATGGTTGCAGATCGGTCAAAGGGgaagggggagagggagagggagaaaaggaaaaaaaaaagggaggttGGCGCCGGAATAGGTGACCGACGCCGGAAGCAGCGGCAGAAGTGGTGGCCGGCGATGAAGGTGTGGTGGATCGGGGTgggggagaaagaagaagaaaagtaaaagttttttatgtattagatattttgaagtgtgtaggttaaaaaatttgataagtttttttaGGTTCCTGTagctaaagttgttaaaaaactagtagctaaaaaacttggccaaaaacttaggttccaaacaggcccataGTTCAAGAAAGATTAATTCTTTACAGAAAATTCTTTATAGAAAAGTCACGAAAAAACTTAATCTACATCAAAAGTCGGACAACATAGCATTTTGTTTGAGCAATTTAGGAATCAGGACCAAGAGATAAAGTTAACCTGCACAAACAGAGAGAGATTGAGAAATTACTTTCTGATAAGCCGAACAAACACTTAGAACTCTTCTAAAATGTTCAGAGGTAGCTACAAAGAGTCAAGAGAGaactctctcacacacacataTGTTTTGCTGGAAAATACTtgtctctttgatgaaagaacATTTAACCCCTTTTTATAGGGTTTACAAGACAGGAAACTGATTCAAACTAGGAGACCCTAGTGACTACTTGCAGCCTTGTGtctttccaaagttggccgacAATAAAACTCCTAAAATAACTAGGAAAACCAAGACTAAACAACGTAAAATTGACTCACTAACAAAGATTACCAATCGGACTACAATATATGAACTTTATAACAAATGACTAAACTGATGTGCCCACGCCTTGTCGAACGCAAGTCTTCTGGCCAATGTCTTGATTAACCCGAATGGCATTAACACTTGAGGATTCTTCTTGAATAAGAACTTCAATCGTGTTAGAACCTTCAATTACCTCTAGAGTAGCACGAACCAAAGTGTTAAGTTGATTGGCCAGCATAGCTCACAAGCAAGTAATGAAACCAAGTTGAATTGGATCATCTTGAACTCAACAGGCAGCTTGCACTTTCCTTTTGATTTTGAGAGTTATATTAAAGAACATAAGCTGTTGACATCAAACTTTAAAATATGTATTGgtcaaatttaatttaaaatttctaaaaattcagTTATGAAACAATTCCAACCTGTGTAACAACCaccccaaccaaaaaaaaaagtaaaatagtaagttGTGAAGCCAAAAACTATGCACCAAGGACTAACTTCTTTGACTAAATGCAGTTCCTTGGGACGTACTCCATAGTGTTGTTGGCTGAAGTGCTAAGATTTGCATGCTATTATTTATTACTTAAAACATCACTCCAGATAATTTTAGGGCAGTGAAGATGTTAATCCTGAGTACTGCTGGCTGACCTAAAACATTATAAAATGATCCCTGAAGAAGTAGACAAAATAGTTAAAACCCACCAGTAGCTTTTGATTGGGTTTGAATGTACCTGTGTATTTAGACAATTTGATAGAATTCATTAGCTCAAAGCAATAAAACGAAGTCAGATTCCGTCCAATCAAAAGGTGAATGGAAGCAAATATGTTTGGAAAATCAGTTTCAGGCAGCCACAGCTCCAGTGTCCTACAGTACTACGTGCAACCTGATCCTTCTGGACTGGCATTAGCTATTTATAAGCAGAAGATGGATGCCATTTTTTACATCGTCAAACGCTCAATCTTTACTTGGTTAAGTGATAAGCTAAGAAGTACCACTAATGTTGAAGACATCACTACTCTTCACCACCCTTTCATGTAATATTTTCCATTTCCACAAACTTCTCCTTCTCGTCAGGTGCTGAAGCATCCGAGCCAGTGCTCGATGTAGCTGCAAAGAAGCTTCAAACTGACCTCTAATACTGCATTTTACCAGCCACTGTCAATTGCAAATTCAGAGGTGGACGGTTTACTTTATCCAGCATTTGCAATGATACTTGCCCTGttggtgtttttcaagaaacgTCTGAGCAAAGAAATGGTATCCCCTCGAGATTTTCACCTGTGAACCTGAAAATAGGTGTCATTCGTGTCTCCACAGATTTAAACATCCAATTTTCTTATCCGTATACCTGTGGTGAATCTCCAGTTTGGAGAGTTGATAACTATGTTTATCCATCGGATGATAGCTTTGTTAACATCGGCGGAGTTGTTGTAAATCCTAGTCATGAGACTTTAAACGGTTGGttcaagattcaaaaattagGCTACCATGATTACAAGCTTGTTTTTTGTTCCCACAGTATGCAGCTATTGTGAAGTAATTTGCAAAGATGTTGGCATATTATACCAGAATGGGGAAAGACGTTGTCTTTGAGGACCGATTATCCACTCGGGGTCTTATTCAAGCACGCGTAAAGATGAGATTCGACAATGTGTTAATGCTTTTGGATGCATTGCAATACGGTAGTCCTGTGAGTTGTGACAAAAATATGAATGATATAGTAATAAGGAAGCCTCCTCGGAAAAATGGGAGAAAACCGTGTAATAAGGAAGCATTCAAGTGTTTTTGTTGATGTAGAAGCAAGGAAAATATGTCAACTTACTCTTTTGTATTTCTTAAGTTCAATAAAA encodes the following:
- the LOC113768913 gene encoding kunitz trypsin inhibitor 2-like, with translation MKISLLFIISFLLFFISTVSSFSSAAEPEPVLDIDGNVLRTNHYYYILPAKVRGRFRGGGLTLSSIGNDTCPVGVFQELSEQRNGIPLTFSPVKPRYGVVRTSTDLNIQFAYPETCGESPVWRVDNYLDPSVDSFVSIGGVVGNPGPATLGSWFKIQKFGYDYKLVYCPTVCSNCDVICKDVGILYQNGERRLFLNDYPLRVVFKQA